The following coding sequences lie in one Spirosoma sp. KUDC1026 genomic window:
- a CDS encoding DEAD/DEAH box helicase: protein MQFSDLSLIDPILKALAEEGYSQPTPIQEQAIPILLEHRDLLGCAQTGTGKTAAFAIPILQLMQEEQNRNTKTPRRIRTLVLTPTRELAIQINESFAAYGRHLNLRHTVIFGGVSQHSQVNTIKAGLDILIATPGRLLDLINQGFISLRDVQFFVLDEADRMLDMGFIHDVKKVIARLPEKRQSLFFSATMPPDVAKLADSILNRPAKVEVTPVSSTAETIQQAIYFVDKEDKRKLLAHILEDQAIKSVLVFARTKHGADKVAKDLLKAGIRAEAIHGNKSQNARQRALSNFKSRETRVLVATDIAARGIDVDELSHVINYELPNIPETYVHRIGRTGRAGHDGIALSFCDQEETSYLKDIHKLIGKPVPVISNHPYVADVNMAIHTPPPPQRQGQGRNGGGNQRGGQGQSRSQGRSGQGTGTNNARHEGSHQSNHSAGRGGNDGGRNRRFSNSRSNSNQN from the coding sequence ATGCAATTTTCCGATTTATCATTAATTGACCCGATCCTGAAAGCACTTGCTGAAGAAGGATATTCTCAGCCAACACCCATCCAGGAACAGGCAATACCTATTTTGCTCGAGCACCGGGATTTGCTGGGCTGTGCCCAGACCGGCACCGGTAAAACAGCGGCTTTTGCTATCCCGATTCTGCAATTGATGCAGGAAGAGCAAAACCGAAACACGAAAACTCCCCGTCGCATTCGTACGCTGGTACTGACGCCAACCCGCGAGTTAGCGATTCAGATCAACGAAAGCTTTGCAGCTTATGGTCGTCACTTGAACCTGCGCCATACCGTTATTTTCGGCGGGGTTTCGCAGCACAGCCAGGTCAATACCATTAAAGCGGGCCTGGATATTCTGATCGCTACGCCCGGTCGCCTACTCGATCTGATTAATCAAGGCTTTATTTCACTGCGCGACGTTCAATTCTTTGTTCTTGACGAAGCCGATCGGATGCTCGACATGGGCTTTATCCATGACGTGAAGAAAGTAATTGCCCGGTTGCCCGAGAAACGGCAGTCCCTGTTCTTCTCGGCAACGATGCCCCCCGACGTTGCTAAACTGGCCGACTCGATTCTGAACCGGCCCGCGAAGGTGGAGGTAACGCCCGTTTCGTCTACGGCCGAAACTATTCAGCAGGCTATTTATTTCGTTGACAAAGAAGACAAGCGTAAGCTGCTGGCGCACATTTTGGAAGACCAGGCGATCAAGTCTGTTCTGGTATTTGCCCGGACCAAACATGGTGCCGACAAAGTGGCCAAAGACCTGCTGAAAGCTGGTATTCGGGCCGAGGCTATTCATGGCAACAAGTCGCAGAACGCGCGTCAGCGGGCTTTGTCGAACTTCAAAAGCCGAGAAACACGGGTGCTGGTTGCTACTGATATTGCCGCGCGGGGGATCGACGTAGACGAACTGTCGCACGTGATTAACTACGAGCTGCCGAACATTCCTGAAACCTATGTGCACCGCATTGGCCGGACGGGCCGGGCAGGCCATGACGGTATTGCTCTGTCGTTCTGCGATCAGGAAGAAACGTCATACCTGAAAGATATTCACAAGCTGATTGGCAAGCCAGTCCCAGTCATCAGCAATCACCCCTACGTAGCGGACGTTAATATGGCGATTCATACGCCCCCACCACCACAACGCCAGGGACAGGGACGTAACGGTGGCGGAAATCAGCGTGGTGGTCAGGGCCAAAGTCGTTCTCAGGGCCGCTCCGGACAGGGCACTGGTACTAACAATGCCCGGCACGAAGGCAGTCACCAGTCAAACCACAGTGCTGGTCGCGGAGGAAACGATGGTGGCCGCAATCGTCGGTTCAGTAACTCGCGCTCCAACTCAAATCAGAATTAA
- a CDS encoding SDR family NAD(P)-dependent oxidoreductase, with product MPYALVTGASKGIGLAIAEELARKKFDLILVARSEPQLQAAAERLSRQYSIQAVYYALDLAKAGAAQELFDYCQTKQYVVSVLVNNAGYGLSGVFESHSLAEHTDMMNVNMITLTQLCYLFLPQLKQQSRSYILNLGSSAAYQAIPRLSLYAASKAFVLSFSRGLHGELKGTSVSVTCVCPGSTDTDFINRAQVGEKGRKAAEQVNMTPADVAKQAVDAMLSGQVEVVTGFVNKVGKLMAWLMPKGIVEQVAGGIYQ from the coding sequence ATGCCTTACGCTTTAGTTACCGGCGCCAGCAAAGGAATCGGCCTGGCCATTGCCGAAGAACTGGCCAGAAAAAAGTTTGACCTCATTCTGGTTGCCCGGTCGGAGCCACAGCTGCAGGCGGCCGCCGAACGCCTGTCCAGACAGTACAGTATTCAAGCGGTCTATTACGCCCTGGATCTGGCAAAAGCCGGGGCAGCCCAGGAATTATTCGACTACTGCCAGACGAAACAATACGTCGTCAGCGTACTCGTCAACAATGCGGGCTACGGCCTCAGCGGTGTGTTCGAATCCCATTCGCTGGCCGAACATACGGATATGATGAACGTCAACATGATCACGCTGACGCAACTCTGCTACCTGTTCCTTCCGCAACTTAAGCAGCAATCCCGCTCCTACATTCTTAATCTAGGCAGTTCAGCGGCTTATCAGGCTATTCCCCGCCTGAGCCTGTATGCAGCCTCTAAGGCGTTCGTGCTCAGCTTTAGCCGTGGCTTACACGGGGAGTTAAAAGGAACCTCCGTATCAGTTACCTGCGTTTGCCCCGGTTCGACCGATACCGATTTCATAAACCGGGCCCAGGTAGGCGAAAAAGGCCGTAAGGCGGCCGAGCAGGTCAATATGACACCCGCCGACGTAGCTAAACAGGCGGTTGACGCTATGCTGTCGGGGCAAGTTGAAGTGGTTACGGGCTTCGTCAACAAAGTAGGTAAGCTCATGGCCTGGCTAATGCCCAAAGGAATTGTTGAGCAGGTAGCCGGCGGTATTTACCAGTAA
- a CDS encoding phytanoyl-CoA dioxygenase family protein: MTKLNSPNFTLGESITAEQRQFFNKHGVIVFRNFIQPETVKLFISEVDRIEKEWLAEGRDKVNGVPLKFGQDEAGNPMIQRMCFLSQHSPALHEFLQDPRLQAVVDLLQPYEGRIAEIEKDGLILNHYIRTPNSKFSQMGWHTDSPRDIFLGQRIMPMLNVGIHLNATPFENGGLRVIPGTHKQGILKMLFRKKYFVDNDPDKQEVGFDMNAGDLSVHDGRLWHRAQQSPYFGEASRRRVMYVPVVTGKYMPKNEHSKTPFYHRFISKVNI, encoded by the coding sequence ATGACAAAATTAAACAGCCCTAATTTTACACTGGGCGAATCCATTACCGCCGAACAACGCCAGTTTTTCAACAAACATGGTGTGATCGTTTTCCGCAACTTCATTCAACCTGAAACGGTTAAACTTTTCATCAGTGAAGTTGATCGCATCGAAAAAGAATGGCTTGCCGAGGGCCGCGACAAGGTAAACGGCGTTCCCCTGAAATTTGGACAGGACGAAGCTGGTAATCCGATGATTCAGCGTATGTGCTTCCTCTCGCAGCACAGCCCAGCCCTGCACGAGTTTTTGCAGGACCCGCGCCTGCAGGCCGTTGTTGATCTGCTCCAGCCTTACGAAGGACGTATTGCGGAAATCGAAAAAGATGGTTTGATCCTGAACCACTACATCCGGACCCCGAACAGTAAGTTCTCGCAGATGGGCTGGCACACGGATAGCCCCCGCGACATCTTCCTCGGTCAGCGGATTATGCCGATGCTGAACGTCGGCATCCACCTGAACGCAACGCCATTCGAAAACGGTGGTCTGCGTGTGATTCCGGGTACCCACAAGCAGGGTATCCTGAAAATGCTGTTCCGCAAAAAGTATTTCGTCGATAACGACCCCGATAAGCAGGAAGTTGGCTTCGACATGAACGCGGGTGACCTATCGGTACACGACGGTCGGCTCTGGCACCGGGCGCAGCAGTCGCCCTATTTCGGTGAAGCCAGTCGTCGCCGGGTAATGTATGTACCGGTTGTAACGGGTAAGTACATGCCGAAGAACGAGCACAGCAAAACGCCGTTCTATCACCGCTTTATTTCTAAGGTCAATATCTAG
- a CDS encoding BamA/TamA family outer membrane protein — MVLPIIARSIETDWSLGVAASFTFHLTPTDTGSRTSNAQLLALYSLRKQFIAAVNGTTYFPGERYILNYQLSYSSFPDKFWGLGKYAPDENEEPYSFRQGYVYLHLQRQLQNRVFAGLVYEYQRLLDVDYQAGGLFDQQNLLGRDRYHVAGAGLSLTFDSRNNAFAPDRGGFLQVFFNHFSPIFGSTFRYTNYVVDFRRFMPVYQKHVLAIQAYGFFNAGDVPLRSLASFGGANSMRGFYDGRYRSNNQVVAQAEYRLPLFWRIGAVGFAGVGNVGSQLREVNFQALKYSLGGGIRVALNRKEKLNLRVDYGFGIGQHTSNGLYFQLGEAF; from the coding sequence TTGGTTTTACCCATAATTGCCCGTTCTATCGAAACAGACTGGTCACTGGGAGTGGCCGCATCGTTTACTTTTCACCTGACGCCAACCGATACCGGCAGTCGTACATCCAACGCTCAGTTACTGGCATTGTACTCGTTGCGGAAACAATTCATTGCGGCCGTCAACGGAACAACGTACTTCCCCGGCGAACGCTACATTCTGAATTATCAGCTTTCGTACAGCTCTTTTCCCGACAAGTTCTGGGGCCTGGGAAAATATGCTCCCGACGAAAACGAAGAACCCTATTCGTTTCGGCAGGGATACGTGTACCTCCACCTGCAGCGACAGCTCCAGAATCGGGTTTTTGCCGGGCTCGTGTACGAATACCAGCGGCTGCTGGACGTTGACTATCAGGCGGGTGGCCTGTTCGATCAGCAAAACCTACTGGGCCGCGACCGCTACCATGTAGCCGGGGCTGGCCTGAGCCTGACTTTCGATTCGCGTAACAACGCGTTTGCTCCCGATAGGGGGGGCTTTTTACAGGTATTTTTTAACCACTTTTCGCCCATTTTTGGTTCAACCTTCCGCTACACGAATTACGTAGTTGATTTCCGGCGGTTTATGCCGGTGTATCAGAAACACGTGCTGGCCATACAGGCGTACGGCTTTTTTAACGCCGGTGACGTACCGCTCCGTAGTCTGGCAAGTTTCGGCGGGGCCAACAGCATGCGCGGCTTTTACGACGGCCGATACCGGAGTAACAACCAGGTTGTGGCGCAGGCCGAATACCGCCTTCCTCTTTTCTGGCGTATTGGTGCCGTTGGGTTTGCGGGCGTTGGCAACGTAGGCAGTCAACTGCGCGAAGTAAACTTCCAGGCGTTGAAATATTCGCTGGGAGGAGGAATACGAGTTGCTCTCAACCGCAAAGAAAAACTTAACCTGCGCGTTGACTACGGCTTTGGTATTGGCCAGCACACCTCAAACGGTCTCTATTTTCAGTTGGGCGAAGCCTTCTGA
- a CDS encoding phosphatase PAP2-related protein, with translation MSILTPDPTGDLVWAAAWRSPVFRSKFIIGLTGTIFLLLAFPYFFQIIEHHSGPVLNDWILSRLAPNDVSLAIFLIIWATALLLLIRARRSPVIFMLFIYGYIIVSLARMISINLFPLDPPLGLIPLIDPISNAFYGKTYITRDLFFSGHTSTIFLMFLCFRKWGDRLFALIGSLLVGGLLLVQHVHYTVDVMGAFVFTYPLYWIAKRLALSGWNNVEHPVDQKASPN, from the coding sequence ATGTCTATTCTTACTCCCGATCCTACCGGTGATCTGGTTTGGGCCGCAGCCTGGCGGTCGCCCGTTTTCCGCAGCAAATTCATCATCGGGTTAACCGGCACCATCTTCCTGCTGCTGGCCTTTCCCTACTTCTTCCAGATCATTGAACACCATTCGGGGCCTGTACTGAACGACTGGATATTGAGCCGGCTGGCGCCGAATGACGTATCGCTGGCTATTTTCCTCATTATCTGGGCAACAGCCCTGCTCCTGCTGATCCGGGCCCGACGTAGTCCGGTTATATTTATGCTCTTTATATACGGCTACATCATCGTCAGTCTGGCCCGAATGATCAGCATCAACCTGTTTCCGCTTGACCCGCCCCTGGGCCTGATTCCGCTGATCGACCCAATCAGCAATGCCTTTTACGGCAAAACGTACATTACCAGGGACCTGTTCTTTTCGGGGCATACGTCCACTATTTTCCTGATGTTTCTCTGCTTCCGGAAGTGGGGTGACCGTCTGTTTGCCCTCATCGGCTCGCTGCTGGTTGGCGGACTGCTGCTGGTGCAGCACGTTCACTACACCGTCGACGTGATGGGCGCGTTTGTTTTTACATACCCACTCTACTGGATCGCTAAACGGCTGGCGCTGAGCGGCTGGAACAACGTAGAGCATCCCGTCGATCAGAAGGCTTCGCCCAACTGA
- a CDS encoding BamA/TamA family outer membrane protein, translating to MLSVILSPYWASGLPGSTLPKRDTSQHSHRFQFIPLPVAFYQPETRIAYGALGVCLFRTDSSARTSNVDFAVIHTQNRQTVIEPTYTIFTKREKYLIRGMLLYTQFPEFYYGIGRESQDNQKELVSYKSLRVYNRFLRQVKRGWFVGVQQQYFKTFDISRSSDRPFPAQTLIGELGSTVNGLGVASVVDTRDNIYTPVRGWYADVSFMNYSQLLGSEYHFTNYLLDLRHYWALTSRTVLAGQAYLNVNVGEVPFKQAATLGGASLLRGYYNGRYRDNDALVLQAEVRQRIVGRLGGVVFAGVGDVAHRLNEFGIGDLKPTGGAGLRYLISRREHLNLRVDAAFGRHTKGFYVNISEAF from the coding sequence TTGCTTAGCGTCATACTTAGTCCCTACTGGGCCAGCGGCCTGCCTGGGAGTACGCTTCCAAAGCGGGATACATCGCAACATTCGCATCGGTTTCAATTCATTCCGTTGCCGGTTGCTTTCTACCAGCCCGAAACGCGGATTGCGTACGGCGCACTGGGCGTTTGCCTGTTCCGAACGGACAGCAGCGCCCGGACATCCAATGTCGATTTTGCGGTTATTCACACGCAGAACCGACAAACGGTGATCGAGCCGACCTATACTATCTTTACCAAGCGGGAAAAATACCTTATTCGGGGTATGTTGCTTTATACGCAGTTCCCGGAGTTCTATTACGGCATTGGCCGGGAGAGTCAGGACAATCAGAAAGAACTGGTATCCTATAAAAGTCTGCGGGTGTACAACCGCTTCCTGCGGCAAGTGAAACGGGGCTGGTTTGTGGGAGTTCAGCAGCAGTATTTCAAAACCTTCGACATCAGCCGCTCGTCAGACCGGCCGTTTCCGGCGCAGACGCTTATTGGCGAACTGGGCAGTACGGTTAACGGGCTGGGGGTTGCCAGTGTGGTCGATACGCGCGACAATATTTATACGCCAGTGCGGGGCTGGTATGCCGACGTATCATTTATGAATTACAGTCAGCTATTGGGTAGTGAATATCATTTTACGAACTACCTCCTGGACCTTCGTCATTACTGGGCGCTGACCTCCAGAACGGTTTTGGCTGGTCAGGCGTATCTGAATGTCAACGTCGGTGAGGTGCCGTTCAAACAGGCGGCAACGCTGGGAGGGGCATCGTTGTTACGTGGTTATTACAATGGTCGCTATCGGGATAATGACGCGCTGGTATTACAGGCCGAAGTTCGGCAGCGCATCGTGGGCCGACTGGGGGGCGTTGTCTTCGCGGGTGTTGGTGACGTAGCGCATCGACTGAACGAGTTTGGTATCGGTGATCTAAAACCAACGGGCGGGGCTGGTTTACGGTATTTGATCAGTCGGCGGGAGCACCTCAATCTGCGGGTCGATGCCGCTTTTGGCCGTCACACCAAAGGATTTTACGTAAATATTTCCGAGGCCTTTTAA
- a CDS encoding complex I subunit 1/NuoH family protein, with product MLLALPIFLAIASGFVIVGVYSERKLSAFMQDRLGPMETGKWGLLQLFADLLKLLQKEDIVPTAADRKLFLLAPLVIFASVFAGFAVLPLTPDFVASGAAVGVFYLMAIVSFDVVGILMAGWGSNNKYSLFGAMRSVAQIISYEIPLGLTILSVVMICQTLNLQELSFQQGIYSPDTNYLLGLKGLGVDVTGWGGIFTWNILRNPFLLIAYVIFFICTLAESNRAPFDLPEGESEIVGGFHTEYSGMRFALLYMAEYAMMLLVSMLGVVLFLGSWNTPLPNLGPLRLADWTSGEPGTIWGNVTGGFWLLAKVYLAVLAQMWVRWTFPRLRVDQLMFLCWKVLTPAGLLLLLISGIWRLLMV from the coding sequence ATGCTACTCGCGCTTCCTATTTTTCTGGCTATTGCCTCGGGGTTTGTTATTGTCGGTGTCTACTCCGAACGGAAACTCTCGGCATTTATGCAGGACCGGCTGGGCCCGATGGAAACCGGAAAATGGGGATTGCTTCAGCTGTTTGCCGATCTTTTAAAGCTCCTTCAGAAAGAGGACATCGTGCCGACCGCGGCCGACCGAAAGTTGTTTCTGCTGGCACCGCTGGTCATCTTCGCGTCGGTGTTTGCGGGCTTCGCCGTTTTGCCGCTGACCCCCGATTTCGTCGCGTCGGGCGCAGCCGTAGGGGTATTTTACCTCATGGCTATCGTTTCCTTCGACGTAGTAGGCATTTTGATGGCGGGCTGGGGCTCGAACAATAAGTACTCACTCTTTGGCGCAATGCGCTCCGTCGCTCAGATTATTTCCTACGAAATCCCGCTGGGGCTCACCATTCTGAGTGTTGTAATGATTTGCCAGACTCTTAACCTGCAGGAACTCAGCTTTCAGCAGGGCATCTACAGTCCTGACACCAACTACCTCCTTGGCCTCAAAGGGTTGGGCGTCGACGTAACGGGCTGGGGTGGTATTTTCACCTGGAACATCCTTCGAAATCCGTTTCTGCTGATTGCCTACGTTATCTTCTTTATCTGTACCCTGGCCGAATCGAACCGGGCTCCGTTCGACCTGCCCGAAGGAGAATCGGAGATCGTTGGTGGTTTTCATACGGAGTATTCGGGGATGCGTTTTGCCCTGCTCTACATGGCCGAGTACGCTATGATGCTGCTGGTATCCATGCTGGGTGTTGTACTGTTCCTGGGTAGCTGGAATACACCCCTGCCCAACCTCGGCCCCCTCCGCCTGGCCGACTGGACCAGTGGCGAACCCGGTACGATCTGGGGCAACGTAACGGGTGGTTTCTGGCTGCTGGCAAAAGTGTATTTGGCCGTGCTGGCACAGATGTGGGTTCGCTGGACGTTTCCCCGCCTGCGAGTCGATCAGCTCATGTTTCTGTGCTGGAAAGTGCTGACCCCGGCAGGCCTGCTCTTACTCCTGATTTCCGGCATCTGGCGGCTGCTGATGGTGTAA
- the asnS gene encoding asparagine--tRNA ligase encodes MSYLPIQQLLKTAPINTQVTVKGWVRTKRESKNAVFIALNDGSTINTIQAVAEAGQLPEETLKLITTGACVAFTGQLVPSQGSGQAVELKIEDVTIYGPADPEKYPLQPKRHSLEFLRELAHLRPRTNTFSAILRVRHALAFAVHQYFNDNGFYYLNTPIITASDAEGAGEMFRVTTLDAVKPPLTEDGKVDYSQDFFGKETNLTVSGQLEGELGALALGKIYTFGPTFRAENSNTTRHLAEFWMIEPEMAFFELEDNMRLAEDFVKTVIRYALQHCADDLAFLDNRLKEEEKTKKKEEQSEMGLLDKLHFVISNEFVKLTYTDAIDILVNSKPAKKKQFQYEVSWGVDLQSEHERYLVEKHFKKPVILTNYPREIKAFYMKQDADGKTVRAMDVLFPGIGEIIGGSQREDDMDKLVARMHEVGIEPETLWWYLDTRRFGSAPHAGFGLGFERLVLFVTGMGNIRDVIPFPRAPKTAEF; translated from the coding sequence ATGAGTTATTTACCCATCCAGCAGTTACTTAAAACCGCTCCTATCAACACCCAGGTTACCGTAAAAGGCTGGGTACGTACCAAACGCGAAAGCAAAAACGCCGTCTTCATCGCGCTGAATGACGGCTCGACCATAAATACCATTCAGGCCGTAGCCGAAGCGGGTCAACTGCCCGAAGAAACCCTGAAACTAATTACAACGGGGGCCTGTGTGGCCTTTACGGGTCAGTTGGTACCCTCGCAGGGGTCGGGGCAGGCCGTTGAACTCAAAATTGAGGACGTAACGATCTACGGTCCTGCCGATCCGGAAAAATATCCGTTACAGCCCAAACGCCACTCGCTGGAGTTCCTGCGTGAGCTGGCTCACCTGCGCCCCCGAACCAATACGTTCAGCGCCATTCTGCGGGTGCGTCATGCGCTGGCTTTTGCGGTACACCAGTACTTCAACGACAACGGCTTCTACTATCTTAACACCCCGATCATTACGGCCTCCGACGCTGAAGGGGCGGGTGAAATGTTCCGCGTAACCACGCTCGACGCCGTTAAGCCACCGCTGACCGAAGATGGTAAGGTTGACTACAGCCAGGATTTCTTCGGTAAGGAAACCAACCTGACCGTTTCGGGGCAGTTGGAAGGCGAACTGGGGGCCCTGGCGCTGGGCAAGATCTACACGTTCGGACCAACGTTCCGGGCCGAGAACTCGAACACAACCCGCCACCTGGCCGAGTTCTGGATGATCGAGCCCGAAATGGCTTTCTTTGAGTTGGAAGATAATATGCGACTGGCCGAAGACTTCGTTAAAACGGTCATTCGGTACGCCCTGCAGCACTGCGCCGACGATCTGGCGTTCCTGGATAATCGACTGAAAGAAGAAGAGAAAACCAAAAAGAAGGAAGAGCAAAGCGAAATGGGTCTGCTCGACAAACTTCATTTTGTGATCAGCAATGAATTCGTCAAACTGACTTATACCGACGCCATCGATATTCTGGTCAACTCGAAACCGGCCAAGAAAAAGCAGTTTCAGTACGAGGTTAGCTGGGGCGTCGACCTGCAGTCGGAACACGAGCGCTACCTGGTCGAGAAGCACTTCAAAAAACCGGTCATCCTGACGAACTACCCCCGCGAGATCAAGGCGTTCTATATGAAGCAGGACGCCGATGGCAAGACCGTTCGCGCAATGGACGTCTTGTTCCCCGGTATCGGCGAAATCATTGGTGGTTCGCAGCGGGAAGATGACATGGACAAACTGGTTGCCCGGATGCACGAAGTTGGTATTGAACCCGAAACGCTCTGGTGGTACCTGGATACGCGCCGGTTCGGGTCGGCTCCACACGCGGGCTTTGGCCTTGGTTTCGAGCGGCTGGTGCTGTTCGTGACGGGTATGGGTAACATCCGCGATGTGATTCCCTTCCCCCGCGCCCCTAAAACGGCCGAATTTTAG
- a CDS encoding SixA phosphatase family protein translates to MAITLYITRHAKAEDRAMFMADHDRDLLPDGIIAAARMGHYLREQAILPEVIVSSTANRARDTAKVMAEQLGFPVDQILLKENLFDGGMQAYLAAVNAVGDQIQSAMIVGHNPDVSYFAEFLTHQSVGSMSKGAVVAVTFENLTWAEVSGRTGSLSFQMAPKQLPASQQ, encoded by the coding sequence ATGGCTATTACGCTCTACATCACCCGCCATGCCAAAGCCGAGGACCGGGCCATGTTTATGGCTGACCACGACCGGGACCTGCTTCCCGACGGGATCATAGCAGCCGCCCGCATGGGTCATTACCTGCGCGAGCAGGCAATCCTGCCCGAGGTGATCGTTAGTAGCACGGCCAACCGGGCGCGCGATACCGCTAAAGTGATGGCCGAGCAGCTTGGCTTTCCCGTCGATCAGATTCTGCTCAAGGAAAACCTCTTCGATGGCGGGATGCAGGCGTACCTCGCGGCTGTGAACGCCGTTGGCGACCAAATTCAGTCCGCTATGATTGTCGGGCACAATCCTGATGTGTCGTATTTTGCAGAGTTTTTAACCCACCAATCGGTTGGTTCAATGAGCAAAGGAGCTGTTGTCGCCGTTACGTTCGAGAATCTGACGTGGGCCGAAGTGTCCGGGCGCACGGGTAGTTTATCCTTCCAGATGGCTCCCAAACAATTACCCGCCAGCCAACAGTAA
- a CDS encoding VOC family protein, whose protein sequence is MLSLNAIHHIAIICSDYERSKQFYVEKLGLTVLNEVYRAERQSYKLDLAVNGLYQIELFSFPGPPRRPSRPEAAGLRHLAFAVMNLDESVTYLSTVGVETEPIRIDEITGRRFTFFADPDGLPLELYEQ, encoded by the coding sequence ATGCTGTCGCTCAACGCTATCCATCACATTGCCATCATTTGTTCGGATTACGAACGATCCAAACAGTTCTACGTCGAGAAACTGGGCCTCACGGTGCTCAACGAGGTGTACCGAGCCGAGCGGCAGTCGTATAAACTCGACCTGGCCGTAAACGGTCTGTACCAGATCGAGCTATTCTCGTTCCCTGGTCCTCCCCGGCGGCCTTCCCGCCCCGAAGCGGCTGGCCTGCGTCACCTGGCTTTTGCGGTAATGAATCTGGATGAGTCCGTTACGTATCTGTCGACGGTGGGTGTCGAAACGGAGCCCATCCGGATTGATGAGATCACAGGTCGGCGTTTTACGTTCTTCGCCGACCCGGACGGGCTACCGCTCGAGTTGTACGAGCAATAA
- a CDS encoding alpha/beta fold hydrolase, with translation MTALAHRFIETNGIQMHIAEQGEGPLVLLCHGFPETWYAWRHQFTPLADAGFRVVAPDLRGYGYTQSPEAIDQYTILNLVDDIVGLLDALSTDQAVIVGNDWGATLAWHAALLRPDRFRAVAAFGVPMMGQAPVPPTQFFPQTEDALLYTLYFQTPGVAEAEFERDIRQTLRKILFGASGDAGPRQENDGTPNPFGMVSRKDGLLAALPDPVTLPAWLTEADLDTYTNAYTKSGFRGGLNFYRNLDRNWELMGKVDNLHINVPALYMVGSRDVGLSIPGMRQIIDNMPELVPDLRKSIVVPDCGHWIQQERPEAVNEALLSFLKSL, from the coding sequence ATGACCGCGTTAGCCCATCGATTTATTGAAACGAACGGTATTCAAATGCACATTGCCGAGCAGGGCGAAGGGCCACTTGTTCTGCTTTGTCATGGATTTCCTGAAACCTGGTACGCCTGGCGACATCAGTTTACCCCACTTGCCGACGCCGGTTTCCGGGTTGTAGCGCCCGACCTGCGCGGCTACGGCTATACACAAAGCCCCGAAGCCATTGATCAGTATACCATTCTAAATCTGGTCGATGACATTGTCGGCCTGCTCGATGCCTTGTCCACCGATCAGGCTGTAATTGTCGGCAATGATTGGGGCGCCACGTTGGCCTGGCACGCGGCCCTGCTTCGTCCGGACCGGTTCCGGGCCGTCGCAGCTTTCGGTGTTCCCATGATGGGACAGGCACCGGTTCCACCCACTCAGTTCTTCCCGCAGACCGAAGACGCTTTGCTGTACACGCTCTATTTCCAGACGCCGGGTGTGGCCGAAGCAGAGTTTGAGCGGGATATCCGCCAGACGCTTCGAAAGATTCTGTTCGGGGCTTCCGGCGATGCGGGGCCGCGTCAGGAGAACGACGGTACGCCTAACCCGTTCGGTATGGTTTCCCGCAAAGATGGCCTGCTGGCAGCGTTGCCAGACCCCGTCACCCTACCCGCCTGGCTCACCGAAGCGGATCTGGATACGTATACGAATGCTTATACCAAAAGTGGTTTTCGCGGTGGGTTAAATTTTTACCGGAATCTGGATCGTAATTGGGAATTGATGGGTAAAGTCGACAACCTACACATCAACGTACCGGCGCTGTACATGGTGGGCAGCCGCGATGTGGGGCTAAGCATTCCGGGCATGCGGCAAATCATTGATAACATGCCTGAACTGGTACCAGACCTGCGTAAATCAATCGTCGTCCCCGACTGCGGCCACTGGATTCAGCAGGAACGGCCCGAAGCAGTCAACGAGGCTTTATTGAGCTTTCTGAAGAGTCTATAA